The Roseisolibacter agri genome contains the following window.
GGTAGGATTTCGCATCAAAGATGCGGCGCCAGCGAACATGGGTGACACCGCGCCCGAGCACATCCGTCATGGCGCGAGTGATTGCGCAGTGCGTGGTCGAGACTCGTCCAATTCTGCCCGCTCGACGCAGAACCAGTTGAGCCGCCGGGTGAATCGACTTCAGCGGCGGCTGATAAGCCAGCTTGTGCGTCAGAAGCAGTTCGACACCGACAAGTGCGACATCAGCAACCGAGTCGCGTATCGACTGCTGCACTACGGCATCGAACGCACTGTGGCCAATAGTCCGCTGATCGGCGTGCGCAATTACGTTGGCCCTCACCCACCAACTTCGCTGCCAGTTTGCGTGGAATCGAACTTGACGATCCGTCGCACGTCCACTTGCAAGATACACATTCGCCGCTTCAGCCCGAAGTTCGTGGTCGCTCGTTGCCAAAGCCCCGTTCAGGCGCGCTTTGGCAAAACGGACGACCCGATCACAAGATGAACTGTGGACGCGGCCGTTCAGGACTCGAATGAGACCTGCAGAGAAGGAGCAATACAGCGCGTTCGCTTCGAGCAGGGCGACACAATCCGCAGACACGCGCTTGGAAAGGCGCCGGTACTTCATCAGGTGCGCGAAAACGGACGAGAACAGGTCCGGCTGGTGCTCTAGAACCCGCAGCAAACGTCGAGCAAGCGCGGCGTTGGGTTCCGCGAACCCGAGCACAAATTTGAAGCGTGAAACATCCGCGACCTGGTATCGCGCAGTCAGTTCTTTCAGGCGTTGCCAGACATCCCGCATGACAACTGGCGCGCTCGACACAACTGACTCTGGAGGAACACTGATCGATTTGATCTCGTCCTCGATGTTCCGCACTCGATGAAGGCGGATCTTCGCACTCTGCGGAAATAGTCCCACTTCTTTACTGCGACGGTCGAGCTTTACTAGCTCACTGCGCAACGCAGCTTCGTCTGCGGCAAAGAGCCTAATGTCATCTACGTACCGAAAGTAGCGGACGCCGTGCGGTCGCTTGGCGTCATCGAAGTATTTGAGCACAACCTCCGCGAGCATACCCGAGGAGAGGGGTCCCTGCGGAATGCCGTGGCCGTGATACAGAGGCTTTCTTCCGCCTGCCGCCTCGGTCCATCGACCGAGACAAAAGCACAGATCGTCACAGAACTCTGCATCCAAGCCGATGTCGGCAAGCAAATGCGTCAAGACCGTGTGATCGATAGTGTCGTAGCATGCAGTCAGATCGAACGAGGCGGCGTATCGGTATCCACCCGCAAAGGCACGGCGCATGGCATTCCCGTACAGTTTGTACGAGCGCCGCCAATCGCGATAGAACCACGGACTGTTCGCACCTGCGTAGAGGTGGCCGAATGTCAGTCGATTGTAGCGACCGCGCACCTTCCGATCGAGCTTCTCAGCGACGACGTTGGCATACGCCTGATAGACTACCTGATCCTCAACCGTCAGCAGCGTAAAGGGCCGCTGAAGTCCTGAGGGCTTCGGAAAGTACAACTTGATTGCGTGACTGGGCTCGTAACTGTTAGTAAGCAGTCGTTGCCGAAGATCAGCAAGAAAGTCTGGCGCTGCGAGTGCATATGCCCGGTACAGGGGGCCGAAGTAGCGCTTGTAGGCGCGATCCGGATTCGAGAGAATCCATTGCCAAGCGCGCAACAGATTGCTTGGACGCGCAACAAGCTTTTGATGAGTGCTTAGCGTCAAACCGCTTACCAGTTCAAGAGAGAACGCACTACGCAGGTGCGAATCACCGCCGGAAGTCCAAAGCTCGGCATTGGGCTAGTACTCCACCGCCACCCCATCCCTGCGCGGATCCCCCGCGCCCACGAGCACACCATCAGGCCGCACCCAGAACAGGTGCACCCCCGCGAACTGCAGATTCGCGACACGATTGGTGGCGACATAGCCGTGTGAGCGCAGCGCCCCATAGGCCGACAGCGCGAACCCCTGCTCGATCTCGAGCGCACGCCCGATCGCCGACGGCTGCAGCTGCGGCGCCTGCACCCAACGCGCGATGCACAGCGCGCTTTGGCCGATGGCGGTCAGGGATGTACGGCGCGCCTGCACGTGCCCGACGTCGACCGCACGCGATCGCGTGCCGGCATGACCGCTGCGGCGACATCGCGCCCCACAGCGCGCGGGAAGACGCCTGGACCGACGCGCGGAATGGCTGCGAGGTTGGCGGGCACCGGAGATGGCGCGCACGCGGTGCACGACTCGCCACCCGGCCGTCATCGGCTCTGGATCGGCGAGGAAGCCACAGTACGGCCCGGTTAACGAAGCGGCAAGGTGCCTCCGCGGCGGCAGGCGCCACACCCGCCCGCTCCGGGTGTATGCGACGTCCCGGCGCGCGTCTCGCGCAGTGCACGCGATACTGTCCCTCGCCGCGGGACCTCGCAGCCACGCGTCACCGCCGAACCCGCACCGCCCCGTGCTCGTCCGCGTCCTCTTCCACCTGCTCGTCACCGGCACGCCGCGCGTGCGCCGCCCCTCCCAGCCGGCGCCGCGGTTCGCGCGCGCGCTGCAGCTGCCGCTGCCCCACGACCAC
Protein-coding sequences here:
- a CDS encoding RNA-directed DNA polymerase — its product is MTLSTHQKLVARPSNLLRAWQWILSNPDRAYKRYFGPLYRAYALAAPDFLADLRQRLLTNSYEPSHAIKLYFPKPSGLQRPFTLLTVEDQVVYQAYANVVAEKLDRKVRGRYNRLTFGHLYAGANSPWFYRDWRRSYKLYGNAMRRAFAGGYRYAASFDLTACYDTIDHTVLTHLLADIGLDAEFCDDLCFCLGRWTEAAGGRKPLYHGHGIPQGPLSSGMLAEVVLKYFDDAKRPHGVRYFRYVDDIRLFAADEAALRSELVKLDRRSKEVGLFPQSAKIRLHRVRNIEDEIKSISVPPESVVSSAPVVMRDVWQRLKELTARYQVADVSRFKFVLGFAEPNAALARRLLRVLEHQPDLFSSVFAHLMKYRRLSKRVSADCVALLEANALYCSFSAGLIRVLNGRVHSSSCDRVVRFAKARLNGALATSDHELRAEAANVYLASGRATDRQVRFHANWQRSWWVRANVIAHADQRTIGHSAFDAVVQQSIRDSVADVALVGVELLLTHKLAYQPPLKSIHPAAQLVLRRAGRIGRVSTTHCAITRAMTDVLGRGVTHVRWRRIFDAKSYRLMLPRVAVWRAYSTTDPTAWVSLTDTVNEIVLSALFGHDPSIGVYTIGKIGSVLGSPNSRFARKYPLMYQAAEAFHELRLQADLVHPVTKATQRPTRRIRYKEMKPLKRLLADGYSELWLKW
- a CDS encoding gamma-glutamyltransferase; protein product: MQARRTSLTAIGQSALCIARWVQAPQLQPSAIGRALEIEQGFALSAYGALRSHGYVATNRVANLQFAGVHLFWVRPDGVLVGAGDPRRDGVAVEY